From a region of the Entelurus aequoreus isolate RoL-2023_Sb linkage group LG27, RoL_Eaeq_v1.1, whole genome shotgun sequence genome:
- the abhd17ab gene encoding alpha/beta hydrolase domain-containing protein 17A isoform X2, producing MDGLSISELCGLFCCPPCPSRIAAKLAFLPPEPTYAFIPDADPGPNAAGATRASSLRPRSGVAVAGSAPSEGKWKLHLTERAEFQYSQRELDTIEVALAQSSRGNKIGCMYIRCAPNSRFTVLFSHGNAVDLGQMSSFYIGLGTRINCNIFSYDYSGYGVSGGKPSEKDLYADIDAAWHTLRTRYGVSPESIILYGQSIGTVPTVDLASRYECAAVVLHSPLTSGMRVAFPDTKKTYCFDAFPKHDFTQLSFYLGTRIQ from the exons ATGGATGGCCTGTCTATCAGTGAGCTCTGTGGCCTGTTCTGCTGCCCGCCTTGTCCCAGCCGTATCGCAGCCAAGCTAGCCTTCCTGCCCCCGGAGCCCACGTACGCCTTCATCCCGGATGCAGACCCGGGCCCCAATGCTGCGGGGGCGACGAGGGCTTCGAGCCTGCGGCCTAGAAGCGGCGTGGCTGTCGCCGGGAGCGCACCGTCAGAGGGAAAATGGAAACTTCATCTGACTGAGCGCGCTGAGTTCCAGTACTCGCAGAGGGAGCTGGACACCATCGAGGTGGCGCTCGCTCAATCCAGCAGAGGGAACAAAATCGGCTGCATGTACATCCGCTGTGCTCCTAATTCCAG ATTCACAGTGCTGTTTTCCCACGGTAATGCGGTGGACCTTGGCCAGATGAGCAGCTTCTACATCGGCCTCGGCACACGCATCAACTGCAACATCTTTTCCTACGACTACTCCGGCTACGGCGTCAGTGGCGGCAAACCCTCTGAGAAGGACCTCTATGCCGACATCGACGCCGCCTGGCACACTCTACGCACGCG GTATGGTGTCAGCCCAGAGAGCATCATCCTGTACGGACAGAGCATCGGTACAGTTCCCACGGTGGACCTGGCGTCTCGGTACGAGTGCGCTGCCGTGGTCCTTCACTCGCCGTTGACATCTGGCATGAGAGTGGCTTTTCCCGACACAAAGAAGACCTACTGTTTTGATGCTTTCCCCAA ACATGACTTCACTCAACTTTCATTCTACCTTGGAACAAGAATCCAATAA
- the abhd17ab gene encoding alpha/beta hydrolase domain-containing protein 17A isoform X1: MDGLSISELCGLFCCPPCPSRIAAKLAFLPPEPTYAFIPDADPGPNAAGATRASSLRPRSGVAVAGSAPSEGKWKLHLTERAEFQYSQRELDTIEVALAQSSRGNKIGCMYIRCAPNSRFTVLFSHGNAVDLGQMSSFYIGLGTRINCNIFSYDYSGYGVSGGKPSEKDLYADIDAAWHTLRTRYGVSPESIILYGQSIGTVPTVDLASRYECAAVVLHSPLTSGMRVAFPDTKKTYCFDAFPNIEKVSKITSPVLIIHGTEDEVIDFSHGLALFERCPKAVEPLWVEGAGHNDIELYSQYLERLRRFIGQEVTLPHA, encoded by the exons ATGGATGGCCTGTCTATCAGTGAGCTCTGTGGCCTGTTCTGCTGCCCGCCTTGTCCCAGCCGTATCGCAGCCAAGCTAGCCTTCCTGCCCCCGGAGCCCACGTACGCCTTCATCCCGGATGCAGACCCGGGCCCCAATGCTGCGGGGGCGACGAGGGCTTCGAGCCTGCGGCCTAGAAGCGGCGTGGCTGTCGCCGGGAGCGCACCGTCAGAGGGAAAATGGAAACTTCATCTGACTGAGCGCGCTGAGTTCCAGTACTCGCAGAGGGAGCTGGACACCATCGAGGTGGCGCTCGCTCAATCCAGCAGAGGGAACAAAATCGGCTGCATGTACATCCGCTGTGCTCCTAATTCCAG ATTCACAGTGCTGTTTTCCCACGGTAATGCGGTGGACCTTGGCCAGATGAGCAGCTTCTACATCGGCCTCGGCACACGCATCAACTGCAACATCTTTTCCTACGACTACTCCGGCTACGGCGTCAGTGGCGGCAAACCCTCTGAGAAGGACCTCTATGCCGACATCGACGCCGCCTGGCACACTCTACGCACGCG GTATGGTGTCAGCCCAGAGAGCATCATCCTGTACGGACAGAGCATCGGTACAGTTCCCACGGTGGACCTGGCGTCTCGGTACGAGTGCGCTGCCGTGGTCCTTCACTCGCCGTTGACATCTGGCATGAGAGTGGCTTTTCCCGACACAAAGAAGACCTACTGTTTTGATGCTTTCCCCAA CATCGAGAAAGTGTCCAAAATCACATCCCCGGTGCTCATCATCCACGGGACGGAGGACGAAGTGATCGACTTCTCCCACGGCCTGGCTCTGTTCGAGCGCTGCCCCAAGGCAGTGGAGCCCCTGTGGGTGGAGGGGGCGGGACACAACGACATCGAACTGTACAGTCAGTACCTGGAGCGCCTGCGTCGCTTTATAGGACAGGAAGTCACCTTACCACATGCCTGA